TCCTAGTCCTGCCCGTACCGCGGGTCCACCGACTCGGGCGCCAGCCCCAGGAGCTCGGCGACCTGCTCCACCACGACCTCGTGCACCAGCAGCGCCCGCTCGTCCCGGCTCTTGGCGCGCAGCTCCACGGGCCGCCGGTACACCACCACGCGCGCGTGCCCGTCCCGCGTCGCGGGCTCCGAACTGCCGAGCGGCACGGAGTCGTCCCGTGGCGCGGGCACCTCCATCACCAGGAAATCGACATCGGCGAGCTGCGGCCACCGCCGCTCCAGCCGCTCCACGGAGTCCTGCACCAGGTCCCGGAAGGTGTCCGCGCGCGACAGGGACAGGGGCACCTGGGGCGGTGCCACGGGCCCGCGCATCCCTCGGCCGTGGCGATCACGGCGGCGCGGTCGCGGCTCGGTCGGGCGAGGTGGTCCTGGACTGTCCATCACCTGACGCAGCGTAGCTCTCCCGCACCCGGCGCGTTCCCCCGTACGCCCGCGTCCCGGCATGTCGTCAGATGAGCATTCCGGCCACCCGGCGGCGCGATTCGGCACGTTTGCCCGATCGGTCGCGCTGCGGGAAATGACCGGATTCGTTCGCCGAGCCGAAGGGCCCGACGCTCCTCCCGCCCCTCCCGCAGCCCCCTCCACACCTCTCCCGCGCAGGTCGGAGGGGCCCTTCGAAACCCTCCTGTGCCCGACGTCACACCGCGACACGGGCGAGTGACCGGGTGGAGAGTCGTCGCGGCCCGCTCAAGAGTGCGGTACCGTCCAACGTCGTGAGCCCTGTACGTCGCTGTTCGCGCACCGCGTGCGGCCGCCCTGCCGTCGCGACACTGACGTACGTCTATGCCGACTCGACCGCGGTCCTCGGCCCGCTCGCCACCTACGCGGAACCCCACTGCTACGACCTGTGCGCCGAGCACAGCGAGCGCCTCACCGCGCCCCGCGGCTGGGAAGTCGTCCGCCTCTCCGACGCCTCCGGCCCCACCCGCCCCAGCGGCGACGACCTGGAGGCCCTGGCCAACGCCGTGCGCGAGGCGGCCCGCCCCCAGGAGCGCACCGCCCAGGCCGGCGGCAAGGGCGGCGCCCGGGGCGGCGACCCCGTCGAGGTCGGCCGTCGCGGCCACCTCCGCGTGCTCCGCTCGCCGGACTCCTGACCCGCGCAAGGACCGCCGCCGGGGGGCCACGACCGCCCGAACCAGCCGCCTCGGCCGCCCGGTCCGCGTCACGAGCACCCCGCCCGGCTGCCCCGCCCGGCCGCCTCGGTCTTGTTCATTTGGGCCCGCCCCGCTCCTACCGGCCGGTACCGTTGCTTCCCGGCGACGCTCCGTAGGTACCTCCGTACGCCCCCGACACCCTCTGCGGGTAGCTTGTGTACCCCACACAGGCTCGCAGGAGGTTGATCAGTGACTGCTGATCTGTCGCAGATCGTCAAGGCGTACGACGTCCGCGGAGTCGTGCCGGACCAGTGGGACGAGACGCTCGCCGAGCTGTTCGGCGCCGCCTTCGTCCAGGTGACCGGAGCCGACGCGATCGTCGTCGGCCATGACATGCGCCCGTCGTCCCCCGGCCTGTCCGGCGCCTTCGCGCGCGGAGCGGCCGCCCGGGGCGCCGACGTGACCCTCATCGGACTGTGCTCCACCGACCAGCTGTACTTCGCCTCCGGCAACCTGGACCTGCCGGGCGCCATGTTCACGGCCTCGCACAACCCGGCGCAGTACAACGGCATCAAGATGTGCCGCGCCGGCGCCGCCCCCATCGGCCAGGACAGCGGCCTCGCCGACATCCGCGCCCTCGTCGAGACGTGGCGCGACTCCGGCGCCCCCGCCCCGGCCGCCACGCCCGGCGAGATCACCGAACAGGACACCCTCGACGCCTACGCCGAGTACCTGAAGTCCCTGGTGGACCTCACGTCCATCCGCCCCCTGAAGGTCGTCGTGGACGCGGGCAACGGCATGGGCGGCCACACGGTGCCCACCGTCTTCGAGGGCCTCCCGCTGACGCTCGTGCCCATGTACTTCGAGCTGGACGGCACGTTCCCGAATCACGAGGCCAACCCGCTCGACCCGGCCAACATCGTGGACCTCCAGCAGCGCGTCCGCGCCGAGGGCGCCGACCTGGGCCTGGCCTTCGACGGCGACGCCGACCGCTGCTTCGTCGTGGACGAGCGCGGCGAGCCCGTCTCCCCGTCCGCGATCACCGCCCTGGTCGCCGCCCGCGAGCTGGCCAGGCACCCGGGCGGAACGATCATCCACAACCTGATCACGTCGCTGTCCGTGCCGGAGGTCGTCCGCGAGAACGGCGGCACGCCCGTCCGCACCCGCGTCGGCCACTCCTTCATCAAGGCCGAGATGGCCCGTACGGGCGCGATCTTCGGCGGCGAGCACTCCGCGCACTACTACTTCCGCGACTTCTGGAACGCCGACACGGGCATGCTCGCCGCGCTCCACGTCCTCGCGGCGCTCGGCGGCCAGGAGGGCACACTGTCCCAGCTCGTCGCCGAGTACGACCGCTACGCCGCGTCCGGCGAGATCAACTCCACGGTCGCCGACCAGGACGCCAGCACCGCCGCCGTACGCGAGGCGTTCCTGTCCCGCGACGGCGTCACCAGCGACGAGGTGGACGGCCTCACCATCAGCGGCGACGGCTGGTGGTTCAACCTGCGGCCCTCCAACACCGAGCCGCTGCTCCGTCTCAACGTCGAGGCGAAGGACGAGGCCACCATGGCCAAGGTCCGCGACGAGGTCCTGTCGCTCGTACGAGCCTGACGGCCCCGCCACCACCCGGTAC
This genomic window from Streptomyces thermolilacinus SPC6 contains:
- a CDS encoding metallopeptidase family protein — translated: MDSPGPPRPTEPRPRRRDRHGRGMRGPVAPPQVPLSLSRADTFRDLVQDSVERLERRWPQLADVDFLVMEVPAPRDDSVPLGSSEPATRDGHARVVVYRRPVELRAKSRDERALLVHEVVVEQVAELLGLAPESVDPRYGQD
- a CDS encoding DUF3499 domain-containing protein encodes the protein MESRRGPLKSAVPSNVVSPVRRCSRTACGRPAVATLTYVYADSTAVLGPLATYAEPHCYDLCAEHSERLTAPRGWEVVRLSDASGPTRPSGDDLEALANAVREAARPQERTAQAGGKGGARGGDPVEVGRRGHLRVLRSPDS
- a CDS encoding phosphomannomutase/phosphoglucomutase, with the protein product MTADLSQIVKAYDVRGVVPDQWDETLAELFGAAFVQVTGADAIVVGHDMRPSSPGLSGAFARGAAARGADVTLIGLCSTDQLYFASGNLDLPGAMFTASHNPAQYNGIKMCRAGAAPIGQDSGLADIRALVETWRDSGAPAPAATPGEITEQDTLDAYAEYLKSLVDLTSIRPLKVVVDAGNGMGGHTVPTVFEGLPLTLVPMYFELDGTFPNHEANPLDPANIVDLQQRVRAEGADLGLAFDGDADRCFVVDERGEPVSPSAITALVAARELARHPGGTIIHNLITSLSVPEVVRENGGTPVRTRVGHSFIKAEMARTGAIFGGEHSAHYYFRDFWNADTGMLAALHVLAALGGQEGTLSQLVAEYDRYAASGEINSTVADQDASTAAVREAFLSRDGVTSDEVDGLTISGDGWWFNLRPSNTEPLLRLNVEAKDEATMAKVRDEVLSLVRA